In Spirosoma aureum, a single genomic region encodes these proteins:
- a CDS encoding alpha-L-fucosidase, producing MPVSTIRSLCLSTTLIMLTISLMAQSASTQDQRLNWWRDARFGLFIHWGPISLIGKEISWSRTDYGKNRYDSLYRRFNPTRFNAKEWVAQAKAGGMKYVVLTAKHHDGFCLWNTKSTAYNIMSAPFGRDVCKELADAAHEAGLKIGWYFSLADWKDPDCRNPASNNEFVGRMMTQLTELLTNYGTIDLLWFDYEGSPSPANPKQVYELVHRLQPGIILNNRLEVFSPDESHSQPGTYGDYATPEGFVAGFGQTPWETCTNMGHQWAWKFGDTPRSLSESVHTLLRCVGSNGNLLLNVGPDSLGQFPSLFTNRLYELGSWIKPRSEAIYGTAGGPYTPTDSYVCTQKANKIFLHILTVTDGTFVLPALPVPIKQATLLNGGSVTFRQHKENLELVIPVTLRDSIATIIAITLDRPATTLSLIRPFSKTGSLAYTKSAKASSELSTFLHNATATVDDDPKTYWKLGRRSDVHFDNYYGTDLSFQSAKLQALFNSTGWLEIDLGQPQRVGQVVVNAFIPAKTSALTPQIGRFAIQYEKDQQWFTLASGQQPGSEWRKSITPVTAKRFRLVIQESVGSIGIREFQLFPPGPIN from the coding sequence ATGCCCGTCTCTACCATTCGTTCGCTTTGCCTTTCTACAACGTTGATCATGCTGACAATCAGCCTGATGGCTCAGTCAGCCTCGACGCAGGACCAACGGCTAAACTGGTGGCGAGATGCCCGATTTGGCCTGTTTATTCACTGGGGTCCGATCTCGCTTATCGGCAAAGAAATTAGCTGGTCTCGAACTGATTACGGTAAAAACCGGTATGACTCGCTTTACCGGCGATTCAACCCTACCCGCTTCAATGCCAAAGAGTGGGTAGCCCAGGCAAAGGCCGGAGGTATGAAGTACGTTGTGCTCACCGCCAAACACCACGATGGTTTCTGCCTCTGGAACACGAAATCCACAGCGTACAACATCATGTCGGCTCCATTCGGGCGGGATGTCTGCAAAGAGCTGGCCGATGCTGCGCACGAAGCAGGTCTTAAGATTGGCTGGTATTTTTCTCTGGCCGACTGGAAAGACCCCGACTGCCGCAATCCGGCCAGCAACAACGAGTTTGTTGGCCGGATGATGACCCAGCTTACCGAATTACTGACTAATTATGGTACGATTGATCTGTTGTGGTTCGACTATGAAGGCTCACCCTCTCCTGCCAATCCGAAACAGGTTTATGAGCTGGTTCATCGGCTACAACCGGGTATTATTCTGAACAACCGACTGGAAGTCTTTAGTCCCGATGAATCACACAGTCAACCCGGCACCTATGGTGATTATGCAACACCAGAAGGGTTTGTAGCAGGCTTTGGGCAAACTCCCTGGGAAACCTGTACGAATATGGGACACCAATGGGCTTGGAAATTTGGCGATACGCCCCGGAGCCTGAGCGAGTCGGTACACACATTGTTGCGTTGTGTAGGCAGCAACGGCAATTTACTGCTAAACGTTGGCCCCGACAGTCTGGGACAGTTTCCTTCCCTTTTCACAAACCGTCTTTATGAACTTGGTTCCTGGATTAAGCCCCGTTCGGAAGCTATTTATGGCACAGCCGGTGGCCCTTATACACCAACCGATTCTTATGTCTGTACGCAAAAGGCTAATAAAATTTTTCTGCATATTCTGACGGTAACCGATGGAACATTCGTGCTCCCAGCCTTACCTGTACCAATCAAACAGGCTACCTTATTAAATGGCGGTTCGGTAACCTTCCGTCAGCATAAAGAAAATCTGGAACTAGTGATTCCAGTAACCTTGCGCGATTCAATCGCCACAATCATTGCGATCACCCTCGATCGACCGGCGACTACTTTATCACTCATTCGGCCGTTCTCAAAAACGGGTTCGCTGGCCTATACTAAATCAGCCAAAGCGTCCAGCGAACTTAGTACTTTCCTACATAATGCTACTGCAACTGTCGACGATGACCCAAAAACTTACTGGAAATTAGGGCGTCGTAGTGATGTTCACTTTGACAACTATTATGGCACCGACCTTTCTTTTCAATCGGCAAAACTACAGGCGCTATTTAACTCAACTGGCTGGCTCGAAATTGATCTTGGCCAGCCTCAGCGAGTTGGCCAGGTGGTGGTTAATGCGTTCATCCCTGCTAAAACATCAGCTTTAACCCCACAGATCGGACGATTTGCCATTCAATACGAAAAAGATCAGCAATGGTTTACGCTAGCGAGTGGCCAGCAACCCGGTAGCGAGTGGCGAAAGTCCATTACTCCTGTTACGGCAAAACGATTCAGACTGGTTATTCAGGAGTCCGTAGGGAGTATCGGCATCCGCGAATTCCAGCTGTTTCCGCCAGGACCAATTAATTGA
- a CDS encoding LytR/AlgR family response regulator transcription factor has product MKLNCVIIDDEPLAREGLASYVREVDFLHLTDTCENPLELITLLDRQPTDLIFLDIQMPKMNGIDFLKIVEHPPMVIITTAYPSFALEGFQLNVLDYLLKPITFDRFFKSANKAKEYHRLLTRSASANPQKGEESNDYFFIKCGNKYEKIYFDDILYAEGLQNYVTIFTSKSKYVTLLNLKNLEENLPDQSFIRVHKSFIVSTKKIDSIEGNEIFIKTNRIPISRNYRDQVMAKVLTDKLWKK; this is encoded by the coding sequence ATGAAACTCAATTGTGTCATTATCGATGATGAACCATTAGCCAGGGAGGGACTGGCCAGTTACGTACGGGAAGTGGATTTTTTGCACTTGACCGATACCTGCGAAAATCCGCTTGAGCTCATCACGTTATTGGATCGGCAACCCACGGATTTGATTTTCCTGGATATTCAGATGCCGAAAATGAACGGCATCGATTTTTTAAAAATCGTAGAGCATCCACCCATGGTAATTATTACAACGGCTTACCCCAGTTTTGCGCTGGAAGGTTTTCAGTTAAATGTGCTGGATTATCTGTTAAAACCAATCACGTTCGATCGTTTTTTCAAGTCGGCCAATAAAGCGAAAGAATATCACCGGCTCCTTACCAGATCTGCATCGGCAAATCCACAAAAAGGGGAAGAAAGTAATGATTATTTCTTTATCAAATGCGGGAATAAATACGAAAAAATATACTTCGACGATATTCTGTATGCGGAAGGATTGCAAAACTATGTGACCATCTTTACCAGTAAAAGTAAATACGTAACGCTCCTGAATCTAAAAAACCTGGAGGAGAATTTACCGGATCAATCGTTTATCCGGGTGCATAAATCCTTCATCGTTTCTACGAAAAAAATTGATTCGATCGAGGGGAATGAAATCTTTATCAAAACAAACCGTATTCCAATCAGCCGGAACTATCGCGATCAGGTCATGGCTAAAGTGCTGACGGATAAATTGTGGAAGAAATAA